One window from the genome of Choloepus didactylus isolate mChoDid1 chromosome 2, mChoDid1.pri, whole genome shotgun sequence encodes:
- the GJB3 gene encoding gap junction beta-3 protein, whose protein sequence is MDWKTLQGLLSGVNKYSTAFGRIWLSVVFVFRVLVYVVAAEHVWGDEQKDFDCNTKQPGCTNVCYDHFFPISNIRLWALQLIFVTCPSLLVILHVAYREERERRHRQKHGDQCAKLYDDTGKKHGGLWWTYLFSLIFKLIMEFLFLFVLHTLWHGFGMPRLVQCASVEPCPNTVDCYIARPTEKMVFTYFMVGASVICIMLTVCEICYLIFHRILQGMHKNRPPRARGPSSSASRASTCRCHHKLVEAGEPSPDPGDDKLQASAPNLTPI, encoded by the coding sequence ATGGACTGGAAGACCCTCCAGGGGCTCCTGAGTGGCGTGAACAAGTACTCCACAGCGTTCGGGCGCATCTGGCTGTCAGTAGTGTTTGTCTTCCGGGTGCTGGTGTATGTGGTGGCGGCAGAACACGTGTGGGGGGACGAGCAAAAGGACTTTGACTGTAACACCAAGCAGCCAGGCTGCACCAACGTCTGCTACGACCACTTCTTTCCCATCTCCAACATCCGCCTCTGGGCCCTGCAGCTCATCTTCGTCACGTGCCCCTCGCTGCTGGTCATCCTGCATGTGGCCTACCGCGAGGAGCGTGAGCGGAGGCATCGCCAAAAGCACGGTGACCAGTGTGCCAAGCTGTACGATGACACAGGCAAGAAGCACGGCGGCCTGTGGTGGACCTACCTGTTCAGCCTCATCTTCAAGCTCATCATGGAGTTCCTCTTCCTCTTCGTGCTGCACACTCTCTGGCATGGCTTTGGCATGCCGCGCCTGGTGCAGTGTGCCAGTGTGGAGCCCTGCCCCAACACCGTGGACTGCTACATCGCCCGGCCCACAGAGAAGATGGTCTTCACTTACTTCATGGTGGGCGCCTCAGTCATCTGCATCATGCTCACTGTCTGCGAGATCTGCTACCTCATCTTCCACAGGATCCTGCAGGGCATGCACAAGAATAGACCCCCAAGGGCCCGGGGACCCTCATCCTCTGCCAGCCGGGCCTCCACCTGCCGCTGCCACCACAAGTTGGTGGAGGCTGGGGAGCCAAGCCCTGACCCAGGTGATGACAAGCTACAGGCTTCAGCACCCAACCTGACCCCCATCTGA